The Theileria annulata chromosome 3, complete sequence, *** SEQUENCING IN PROGRESS *** genome has a segment encoding these proteins:
- a CDS encoding uncharacterized protein (1 probable transmembrane helix predicted for TA18150 by TMHMM2.0 at aa 12-34): protein MVKIGQYFTRPSIFHSLLFGTVSGVVFYSSYIGLRALKVKFFDTDHIARQSRWRYLEKQQLYQRELAQDMNSAYVATLVDEYDPVALRTPGTPM from the exons atggTTAAAATTG gACAATATTTTACTAGACCTTCAATATTCCatagtttattatttggaACAGTTTCTg GTGTGGTATTTTATTCTTCTTATATCGGATTAAGAGCATTAAAGGTCAAATTTTTTGATACTGATCATATCGCTAGGCAAAGTAGGTGGCGTTACTTGGAAAAACAACAATTATATCAAAGAGAATTAGCTCAAGATATGAATTCCGCCTATGTTGCAACCTTAGTTGATGAATATGATCCTGTAGCTCTAAGAACTCCAGGAACACCCATGTAA
- a CDS encoding protease, putative (Pfam hit (3.1e-09) to CAAX amino terminal protease family domain;~Apicoplast targetting peptide predicted by the PlasmoAP tool;~7 probable transmembrane helices predicted for TA18155 by TMHMM2.0 at aa 10-32, 176-198, 213-235, 304-326, 346-365, 460-482 and 497-519;~Signal peptide predicted for TA18155 by SignalP 2.0 HMM (Signal peptide probability 0.731, signal anchor probability 0.116) with cleavage site probability 0.386 between residues 26 and 27) — protein sequence MNKYGRWLKFVFISVFYWIHLQQCVTIQINILNHNTIPINKTIIPFTNNSIPFTSINSISSKFGSIPSSSINSVSSKFGSVPSSSINSIPFTNINHVPYKFGRLGFINTNVLKFTKFNTNYNLTECKLVKDKSITHLDKQQTPLPNELKKQSLTTNLSLYVSKFLKNVKESNPYKYLTVKLSKFCVMIFGSALHTLVLSKCRFVLPYQLIPFNSGLGTEVTLDTLISIPILYYILKDYTFTQSTLETNNLKPKLEDNNLKSKLEDNKLTNKSKMVNINQTSLDEKYFQLPVRSKFKISMVVTSLLGSFIVSSYFSQFIDSLLLLVSAFDFPISVGMLKSFSVMSSHLFWVFIGSLILKSCMFPIFSKSNPWYKLDLSKLWVHQVLMGYYSSYTIYKLADIGYYLFLKFFDIQNQVSLTDEQISNICETNETIPILITSIGPCLTAPWWEELLYRVFTFKLFNSFLPTLYSSIASSIIFSINHLSPHSFLQLFSLGLLWSFIQLNNDNILITILIHSLWNSRIFFGSLTGI from the exons atgaataaatatggAAGATGGTtgaaatttgtttttatatcAGTTTTTTATTGGATACACTTACAACAGTGTGTGACTATACAAATCAATATACTCAATCATAATACTATTCccattaataaaacaattatacCATTTACTAACAATAGTATACCATTTACTAGTATCAATAGTATATCTTCTAAGTTTGGAAGTATACCATCCTCGAGTATCAATAGTGTATCTTCTAAGTTTGGAAGTGTACCATCCTCTAGTATCAATAGTATACCATTTACTAATATAAATCATGTACCTTATAAGTTTGGAAGATTAggatttattaatactaatgttttaaaatttacaaaatttaatactaattacaatttaactgaatgtaaattagttaaagataaatcaattacacatttggaTAAACAACAAACTCCGTTACCgaatgaattaaaaaaacaatCATTAACTACAa ACTTAAGTTTATATGTAAGTAAATTTCTGAAAAATGTTAAAGAATCAAATCcatacaaatatttaacagttaaattatcaaaa TTTTGTGTTATGATTTTTGGTTCAGCATTACATACACTTGTATTAAGTAAGTGTAGATTTGTATTACCATATCAATTAATTCCATTTAATTCTGGTCTTGGTACTGAAGTTACACTTGATACTCTTATTTCTATACCAATTctatactatatattaaaagattataCCTTTACACAATCAACTTTagaaactaataatttaaaaccAAAGTTagaagataataatttaaaatcaaagttagaagataataaattaacaaataaatcGAAAATGGTAAACATTAACCAAACAAGTTTggatgaaaaatattttcaattacCTGTTAgatcaaaatttaaaatttcaatgGTAGTTACATCACTATTAGGTTCATTTATTGTTTCTTCATATTTTTCACAATTTATTGatagtttattattattagtttcaGCATTTGATTTTCCAATATCTGTTGGTATGTTGAAATCATTTTCAGTAATGTCAAGTCATTTGTTTTGGGTTTTTATAGGCtcattaatattgaaatcTTGTATGTTTCCAATATTTTCCAAATCTAATCCTTGgtataaattagatttgAGTAAATTATGGGTCCATCAAGTACTCATGGGTTATTATTCCTcatatactatatataaacttGCAGATATAGGCTATTATCTATTTCTTAAATTTTTTGATATACAAAATCAAGTTAGTCTGACTGATGAACAGATTTCTAATATTTGTGAAACTAATGAAACTATaccaattttaataacttcTATAGGACCATGTCTTACAGCACCTTGGTGGGaagaattattatatcgtgtttttacatttaaattatttaattcatttttaccTACTCTCTATTCTTCTATCGCATCATCTATCATCTTTTCAATTAATCATCTTAGTCCTCATTCATTTCTACAACTTTTCTCACTTGGTCTTTTATGGTcttttattcaattaaataatgataatatattaatcaCTATTCTAATACATTCATTATGGAATTCTAGAATCTTTTTTGGTTCACTTACtggtatataa
- a CDS encoding adenylosuccinate lyase, putative, with product MMYKLKSIGPIDGRYYKYTFKISDYLSEYKIISNRILVEVRWLQYLVRLGITPIKSLSQESINELQNIIALDTKMMHDVKAVEYYIRKRFEVDGTPELKKLITWVHIFCTSEDINSPSYSMGIRDCMNYVVKPLMLQIISTLCKLALENARMPMLSRTHGQPAIPTTFGKEVSTFVYRLSYQYKKCISNIGLAMFKISSKYKLWHILVYRNLDLNISLIQHKLSVMILYQNCPIVFGEVGSSTMPHKINPIDLENAEGNLGLSNSLFHFFSTKLPMSRMQRDLSDSSVLRNLGVAFAHSVVAYNSILSSLERMYFDESTSKLEIQENWNILSEPVQLNLKMMGHMDAFEKVLVFTRGFNPSKDEMLKFIEENCGKDSRLLTLKLEEYLGIAEKLAKNVVNYLPKELT from the exons ATGATGTATAAATTGAAATCAATTGGTCCCATTGATGGGCgttattataaatataccTTCAAAATTTCAGACTATCTTtctgaatataaaataatttcaaacCGAATCTTGGTGGAAGTGAGATGGTTACAATATTTGGTTCGACTAGGAATTACTCcaattaaatcattatcTCAAGAATCCATAA ATgaattacaaaatattatcgCACTCGATACCAAGATGATGCATGATGTTAAAGCTGTTGAATATTATATCAga AAAAGATTTGAAGTTGATGGAACACcagaattaaaaaaattaatcacTTGGGTACACATATTTTGTACCAGTGAAGATATTAATAGCCCATCATACTCAATGGGTATAAGAGATTGTATGAATTATGTAGTGAAACCATTAATGCTACAAATCATCTCAACATTGTGTAAACTCGCTTTAgaa aATGCTAGAATGCCTATGTTATCTAGAACACATGGACAACCAGCAATACCGACAACATTTGGGAAAGAAGTCTCCACATTTGTTTACAGATTATCATATCAATATAAAAAGTGTATCTCAAAT ATTGGACTGGCCATGTTCAAAATTTCATCGAAGTATAAATTATGGCatatattagtttataGGAACTTGGACTTAAATATCAGCCTTATACAACACAAATTGAGTGTCATGATTTTATATCAGAATTGTCCGATAGTATTT GGTGAAGTTGGAAGTAGTACAATGCCTCATAAGATTAATCCTATTGATCTTGAAAATGCGGAGGGGAATTTAGGACTTTCAAACTCATTATTTCACTTCTTTAGTACTAAACTACCAATGAGTAGAATGCAAAGAGATCTTTCAGATTCTTCAGTACTAAGGAATCTAGGAGTAGCATTTGCACACTCAGTTGTAGCTTATAATTCTATCCTCTCCTCTCTAGAGAGAATGTATTTTGATGAATCCACTTCCAAACTTGAAATACAAGAAAATTGGAATATACTCTCAGAACCTGTACAACTCAATCTTAAAAT GATGGGACATATGGATGCATTTGAAAAGGTATTGGTATTTACAAGAGGATTTAATCCATCAAAAGATGAAATGTTAAAGTTTATAGAGGAAAATTGTGGAAAAGATTCGAGATTATTGACGTTAAAACTGGAAGAATATCTTGGAATTGCCGAAAAACTCGCAAAAAATGTTGTAAATTATCTTCCCAAAGAATTAACATAA
- a CDS encoding ribosomal protein s9, putative, giving the protein MNIKRVLSLDEALYLAKEAGITTKAEIQKLIIYSPSFSNDKSPFLISNFFKNRSTQDSSEVESEDLKPEPENSEFNMKIEPESEISNFDKIIASKLDPNSLNLFWYNNNWWRVYSEGFGTCMRSTSHVILNRGSGIVKINGEEDLYKRWPLFYNRMDVLEPFYISGCAGVYDLFIKTKGGGTTGQSRATRLAVARALVNSNPSLHYYLKDSLYEDLRQKMPKMPGRIGARAQRKWVKR; this is encoded by the exons atgaatattaaaagaGTATTATCATTAGATGAG GCGTTATATTTGGCAAAAGAGGCCGGAATTACAACAAAAGCTGAGATTCAAAAACTTATCATCTATTCTCCTTCATTTTCCAat GATAAATCACCGTTTCTAATTAGTAACTTTTTCAAAAACAGGTCTACTCAGGATTCTTCTGAAGTTGAATCTGAAGATTTGAAACCTGAACCTGAAAATTCAGAATTTAATATGAAAATTGAACCAGAATCtgaaatttcaaattttgataaaatcaTCGCATCCAAACTTGATCCAAATTCTCTCAAC ttgttttggtataataataattggtGGCGTGTATATTCTGAAGGTTTTGGTACTTGTATGAGATCTACAAGTCATGTTATACTTAATCGTGGTTCAGGaatt gttaaaattaatggtGAAGAAGATCTTTATAAACGTTGGCCTTTATTCTATAATCG tatGGATGTATTGGAACCGTTTTATATATCAGGTTGTGCTGGTGTTTATGATCTTTTTATTAAGACAAAAGGTGGTGGTACTACTGGTCAATCTAGAGCTACAAGACTTGCAGTTGCTAGAGCTTTAGTTAATTCTAATCCTTcattacattattatttaaaag ATTCATTATATGAAGATTTAAGACAAAAAATGCCTAAAATGCCTGGTAGAATAGGTGCTAGAGCACAGAGGAAATGGGTTAAACGTTAA